CTGCGCCAGCGCGGCTTCTGGACTTCCGAGATGCCGGAGCCCGATCTCTTGGGCATGCTGCATCACGTCGCACTCGGCACGGTGGCCGACGTGGCGCCGCTCATCGGCCTCAACCGCGCCTTCGTCGCGAAAGGTCTGATCGCGATGCGGCGGCGCGACCATGTCGGCCACACCGCGCTGATGGATGTGGCGCGGCTCAACGGCCCGCCGGAGGCCTGGCATCTGGGCTTCATGCTGGGGCCACGCATCAATGCGGGCGGCCGCATCGGCCGCGCCGATCTCGGCGTGCGGCTGCTGCTGGAAGGCGACAGCGTCGAGGCCGCACGGATCGCCGCCGAGCTCGACCGCCTCAACGGCGAGCGCCGCATCATCGAGCAGGCGGCAGAAGCGCAGGCCGAAGCCGAGGCGCTCGCCTCGATCGGGCTGGAGGACAAGCTCGGCGTGATCGTCACGGCTTCCGAAGGCTGGCATCCCGGCGTCGTCGGCCTTGTCGCCTCCCGGCTGAAGGAGAAGTTTTCACGGCCGGCGTTTGCCATCGCGCTCGAACCCGGCGGCATCGGCACCGGCTCGGGCCGCTCGATCGCCGGCGTCGATCTTGGCAAGGCGGTCCGTCAGGCCGTTACCGACGGTATTTTGCTCAAGGGCGGCGGGCACGCCATGGCCGCCGGCGTCACGCTGCGCCGGGAGAAGCTCGCCGAATTCCGCGCCTATCTCGAGAGCGCGCTCGCGCGCGACGTCGCGGAGGCGCGCCACGTCAACGAGCTCTTCATCGACGGTGCGGTGTCCGCGCGCGCGGTGACGCCGGAGCTCGCCAACACGCTCAATCGCGCCGGCCCCTTCGGCAGCGGCAATCCCGAGCCGATGCTGGCGCTGCCGGCGCATGAGCTCGTCTATGCCGACGAAGTCGGCCAGGCGCATTTGCGGCTGCGCCTCAAGTCGGGCGATGGCGCCATCGTCAACGGCATCGCGTTCCGCTCCATTGGCCAGAAGCTCGGCAATGCGCTTCTCGCCAATCGCGGCCAGCAACTGCATGTCGCGGGCGCGTTATCGCTCGACCGGTACCAGGGCGCCGAGCGCGTGCAACTTCGCGTGATCGACGTCGCTTTGCCTGACCAGGGGCCACAAACCATCCGATAAGCGTCAACCAACAATAAAAAAAGGGAGTGCAAATGACAGGACAGATGGAAGGCAAGGTCGCGCTCGTGACCGGCGGTGCTTCGGGCATCGGCGAAGCTGTCGTCGAATTGCTGGCGAAAGAAGGCGCAATCGTCATCGCAACCGACGTCGACGATCTCCGCGGCCCCGAGGTCGTGGCGCGGATCACCAAAGCCGGGGGCAAGGCGGTCTTCCTCGAGCACGACGTCACCAGCGAGGAGCGCTGGGTGGAGATCGCAGCCGAAATCGCAAAACGCTTTGGCCGGCTCGACGTGCTGGTCGCCAATGCCGGCATCGGCATCGCCGTGCCCTCGATCGTCGACATGACGCTAGCGGACTGGCGCAAGCAGAACGCGGTCAACCTCGACGGGGTGTTTCTCTCGGTCAAGCACTGTCTACCGTTGATGCGCAAAATCGGCGGCGGCTCGATCATCATGATGTCCTCGCTCGCGGGCCTGCGCGGCGCGCCGGGGTTGTCCGCCTATTCGGCCACCAAAGGCGGCGTGCGGCTGTTCGCAAAATCGATTGCCATGGAATGCGCCGGTGCCGGCGATGGCATCCGCGTCAACTCGGTGCATCCGGGCATCATCGACACGCCAATCTGGGGCAAGATCCCGACGGGCGCCGCCGGCAGCCAGAGCAATGCGCCGATCGATCCGGAGGAACGCGCCAAGCTCGCAAGCCCGCTGGGGCGCGCCGGCCATGCAGCGGAGATCGCCAGCGGCGTACTCTATCTCGCCTCTGACGCCTCACGCTACGTCACCGGCACGGAGCTCGTCATCGACGGTGGCATGAACGCGGGCAGCGTGCCTCGAAGGGTGTAGGGGGCTCGGAAGAGCCTCGAACCTGGAAGCTTATGCGGCGCGAGATTGCGGGTTCGCGCCTGCGCGCGCCCCGGAATGGCAGTGGAAATAGGCTCGCGCCTACCCGCCCTGTCTTAGCTTGGCCAGCACCTTCAGCCCGCCGTAGCCATCCGCAGGCGCGATCCCGGCCCGCTGCTGAAAATCCTTGATCGCCTTCATGGTGTCGTTGCCGACGCGGCCGTCGGTGCCGCCGGTATCGAAGCCGGCTTTCGTCAAACGCGTCTGCATCTCCTGCACTTCCGCGAGCGTCAGTGCACGCTCGGAGCCGGGGAAGGGCTGGATGAAGGGCGGCGCGCCCAGGCAGCGATCGCCGAGATGGCAGATCGCCAGCGCATAGTTCATCGATGGATTGTAGCTCTTCACCGAATAGAAGTTCGGTCCCAGCAGGAACGTCGGCCCGCCCGCGACCGGCGTCCACATCTGCGCCGAAGCATTGGGTTGCGGAAACGGCTGGCCGTCGGCGCGCATGACGCCGGCGGCTTGCCAGGCTTCATAGGTTCGGCCGCCGCTCATGTTGCCGGGCGCGCGCACCTCGTAGCCCCAGTGCTCGCCGCGGCGCCACTTGCCGCGGTTGACGAGATATTTTGCCGTCGAGCCCAGCGCATCGTCGGGCTTGCCGAATGGTGAGACCTTGCCGTCGCCGTCGTAGTCGATGCCGACATTGAGCCAGACTTCCGGCATCCACTGCGAATGCCCCATCGCGCCGGCCCAGGAGCCGCGCATCTCTTCCGGCGTGCTCCATCCCCTGTCGACGATGCGCAGCGCGTTGATCAGCTCGGTCTCCCAGTAGACCTTTCGCCGCGGCTCGTTCCAGGCGAGCGCAGCAAGCGAGGGAAATACCGGCTTCATGTGGTTCTGCTGCACCAGCGGATCGCCATAGGCGGATTCCACGCCCCACAGCGCGAGCAACGTGCCGCGCTCGACGCCGAAATCACGCTCGATGCGTGCGAACAGCGGCTCGTTGTTCTTCAGCGCGATCTTGCCGTTGATGATGCGCCAGTCGGAGACGCGGCGGTTGATGTACTGCCAGACCTGCTCGTTGAACTCCGGCTGGTTGCGGATCTCCTTGAACACGCTCATGTCCGGCTCGACACGCGCCATCGCGCGCTGCCACGTGGCGGCCGAAATGCCCTTGGCCATGGCGCGAGCGCGGAAACTCTCACGCCATTCCTCGAAGCCGGGCGGAGCGGCCGCAAGGGCCGGAGAGGCGATGAGGGCGGCTGCGCCGAGCACGGATTGCAGCGCGGCACGGCGGGTCGGCAGGGGTAAGGAATCAGGCTGGTTCATGCGGACAGTTTAGCCGGAAGCAGGCGCCCTCGTTTGTGAAACCCGACGCCGGGGGAGCGACTTTTGGCGCCCATCGGTTTACGGAACCTTCGCATCTCGTTGCACAG
This genomic interval from Bradyrhizobium sp. CB82 contains the following:
- a CDS encoding glucose 1-dehydrogenase; its protein translation is MTGQMEGKVALVTGGASGIGEAVVELLAKEGAIVIATDVDDLRGPEVVARITKAGGKAVFLEHDVTSEERWVEIAAEIAKRFGRLDVLVANAGIGIAVPSIVDMTLADWRKQNAVNLDGVFLSVKHCLPLMRKIGGGSIIMMSSLAGLRGAPGLSAYSATKGGVRLFAKSIAMECAGAGDGIRVNSVHPGIIDTPIWGKIPTGAAGSQSNAPIDPEERAKLASPLGRAGHAAEIASGVLYLASDASRYVTGTELVIDGGMNAGSVPRRV
- the recJ gene encoding single-stranded-DNA-specific exonuclease RecJ encodes the protein MTPPATALPVELPQAFLGVARSLTDKLWRDRLDARGAARALAIVQRHQLPELLARVLAGRGVDIDAVSDFLDPTIRKLLPDPFTVTEMEAAAKRIAEAAVRGEKVAIFGDYDVDGATSAALLAWHLRHCGLDPLIHIPDRLFEGYGPNTEAVRALAAKGATLLVTVDCGTTSIEPLAEARRLGMSVVVIDHHQCGADLPEVDALVNPNRLDDLSGLGHLAAVGLVLVTLVAVNRELRQRGFWTSEMPEPDLLGMLHHVALGTVADVAPLIGLNRAFVAKGLIAMRRRDHVGHTALMDVARLNGPPEAWHLGFMLGPRINAGGRIGRADLGVRLLLEGDSVEAARIAAELDRLNGERRIIEQAAEAQAEAEALASIGLEDKLGVIVTASEGWHPGVVGLVASRLKEKFSRPAFAIALEPGGIGTGSGRSIAGVDLGKAVRQAVTDGILLKGGGHAMAAGVTLRREKLAEFRAYLESALARDVAEARHVNELFIDGAVSARAVTPELANTLNRAGPFGSGNPEPMLALPAHELVYADEVGQAHLRLRLKSGDGAIVNGIAFRSIGQKLGNALLANRGQQLHVAGALSLDRYQGAERVQLRVIDVALPDQGPQTIR
- a CDS encoding lytic murein transglycosylase; protein product: MNQPDSLPLPTRRAALQSVLGAAALIASPALAAAPPGFEEWRESFRARAMAKGISAATWQRAMARVEPDMSVFKEIRNQPEFNEQVWQYINRRVSDWRIINGKIALKNNEPLFARIERDFGVERGTLLALWGVESAYGDPLVQQNHMKPVFPSLAALAWNEPRRKVYWETELINALRIVDRGWSTPEEMRGSWAGAMGHSQWMPEVWLNVGIDYDGDGKVSPFGKPDDALGSTAKYLVNRGKWRRGEHWGYEVRAPGNMSGGRTYEAWQAAGVMRADGQPFPQPNASAQMWTPVAGGPTFLLGPNFYSVKSYNPSMNYALAICHLGDRCLGAPPFIQPFPGSERALTLAEVQEMQTRLTKAGFDTGGTDGRVGNDTMKAIKDFQQRAGIAPADGYGGLKVLAKLRQGG